From a region of the Solanum stenotomum isolate F172 chromosome 2, ASM1918654v1, whole genome shotgun sequence genome:
- the LOC125856530 gene encoding transcription factor bHLH118-like, whose amino-acid sequence MDCLSEIFSSKKIKDHDQQQLIQIPSTPCQPHHQDLASNDPNYKRKRSISDHKERDSLTRKNSVQKRVLHRDVERHRRQEMSNLYATLRSHLPYESIKGKRSLPDDMQEAVNYIKNLENNIKELEIKRKKLEDLALSSSKLDKHFGDYVTINLCDCGVEILINEKVPLSRVLEELVKRQLNVVNCVSTKVDERFLHRIQLEEGDVSCMCMDGLEQKLAEMIVFHS is encoded by the exons ATGGACTGTCTTTCAGAGATCTTCTCTTCCAAGAAAATCAAAGATCATGATCAACAACAATTGATTCAGATTCCCTCTACTCCATGCCAACCACATCATCAAGATCTGGCTTCAAATGATCCTAATTATAAAAGGAAGCGGTCGATAAGTGATCATAAAGAAAGAGATTCTTTAACCAGAAAGAATTCGGTTCAGAAGAGAGTTTTGCATAGAGATGTTGAAAGGCATAGAAGACAAGAAATGTCTAATCTTTATGCTACTCTTAGATCACATCTTCCTTATGAATCTATCAAG gGAAAACGTTCATTACCAGATGACATGCAAGAAGCAGTGAATTACATCAAAAACTTAGAGAATAATATCAAAGAACttgaaataaagagaaaaaaacttgaagatttggcCTTGAGTTCTTCCAAATTGGATAAACATTTTGGTGATTATGTGACAATAAACTTATGTGATTGTGGTGTGGAGATTTTGATCAATGAAAAGGTTCCCCTCTCAAGAGTACTTGAAGAGCTAGTGAAGAGACAACTCAATGTTGTTAATTGTGTCTCAACCAAAGTAgatgaaagatttctccatagGATTCAACTTGAG GAGggtgatgtttcatgcatgtgCATGGATGGTCTAGAACAAAAGCTTGCAGAGATGATTGTGTTCCACTCTTGA
- the LOC125856535 gene encoding riboflavin biosynthesis protein PYRR, chloroplastic-like isoform X1, which produces MAHFLGGLATPFLCKPISASSSSNYNYTSASSFDSLYIKRAAELADKSAGFTAPHPNFGCVIAVPNGGGTVVGESYLYAEGTIPAEVQAVEAAGEQCRGATAYLNMEPGDCHCDCSAVSALIKAGISRVVVGIRHPLQHLRGNAIHALRSEGLQVDVLGEDTQNKTIEVI; this is translated from the exons ATGGCGCATTTTCTAGGAGGATTAGCTACACCTTTTCTCTGCAAACCCatttctgcttcttcttcttccaactACAATTACACATCCGCTTCATCTTTTGATTCTCTCTACATTAAACGCGCAGCCGAGTTAGCTGATAAATCGGCTGGATTTACCGCTCCTCATCCTAATTTCGGCTGCGTTATCGCTGTTCCAAATGGTGGAGGTACGGTGGTCGGAGAAAGTTACTTGTACGCCGAAGGGACAATTCCGGCGGAAGTGCAGGCTGTTGAAGCCGCTGGCGAGCAGTGTCGAGGTGCTACTGCTTATCTTAATATGGAACCTGGAGACTGTCACTGTGATTGTAGTGCCGTTTCCGCCCTAATCAAG GCAGGGATTAGTAGAGTTGTTGTTGGGATACGGCATCCGCTGCAACACCTTCGTGGCAATGCCATTCACGCATTGAGGAGTGAAGGTCTTCAAGTTGATGTGCTAGGGGAAGATACACAGAATAAGACTATTGAGGTAATCTAA
- the LOC125856533 gene encoding uncharacterized protein LOC125856533, translated as MLKLVSEMLCARGQKLRPFLCAQVSGFHTSKPGLAPRSFFGVEDFVDDDNSRPYTYQKGKKSKNPNKHVSFKQRTVAYMEPFTLDVFISKRFVSASITHRVTCKQVAVAGTNSKDIKAVLKSRSDIPACLSVGQILSDRAREADVYTASYTPRDRDKFEGKIRAVVQSLIDNGIDIKVYLD; from the exons ATGCTGAAACTAGTTTCTGAAATGTTGTGCGCTCGAGGTCAGAAGTTGAGGCCTTTTCTATGTGCACAAGTTAGTGGCTTTCATACTTCAAAG CCTGGTTTAGCACCTAGAAGCTTTTTCGGGGTGGAAGATTTTGTTGATGATGACAATAGCCGTCCATATACTTATCAGAAGGGGAAAAAATCGAAGAACCCAAACAAGCATGTTTCTTTCAAGCAACGGACTGTAGCTTACATGGAACCGTTCACACTTGATGTTTTCATATCAAAGCGCTTTGTTTCAGCCTCAATCACCCATAGAGTTACATGCAAACAGGTTGCAGTAGCTGGTACAAACTCCAAAGATATCAAGGCAGTGCTTAAATCACGAAGTGATATTCCTGCATGCTTGTCTGTCGGACAGATATTGTCCGACAGGGCAAGAGAGGCTGATGTATACACTGCTTCTTATACACCTAGGGATAGGGACAAATTCGAAGGGAAAATTAGAGCAGTTGTTCAGTCCCTCATTGATAATGGTATCGACATCAAAGTTTATCTTGACTGA
- the LOC125856535 gene encoding riboflavin biosynthesis protein PYRR, chloroplastic-like isoform X2 → MAHFLGGLATPFLCKPISASSSSNYNYTSASSFDSLYIKRAAELADKSAGFTAPHPNFGCVIAVPNGGGTVVGESYLYAEGTIPAEVQAVEAAGEQCRGATAYLNMEPGDCHCDCSAVSALIKGLVELLLGYGIRCNTFVAMPFTH, encoded by the exons ATGGCGCATTTTCTAGGAGGATTAGCTACACCTTTTCTCTGCAAACCCatttctgcttcttcttcttccaactACAATTACACATCCGCTTCATCTTTTGATTCTCTCTACATTAAACGCGCAGCCGAGTTAGCTGATAAATCGGCTGGATTTACCGCTCCTCATCCTAATTTCGGCTGCGTTATCGCTGTTCCAAATGGTGGAGGTACGGTGGTCGGAGAAAGTTACTTGTACGCCGAAGGGACAATTCCGGCGGAAGTGCAGGCTGTTGAAGCCGCTGGCGAGCAGTGTCGAGGTGCTACTGCTTATCTTAATATGGAACCTGGAGACTGTCACTGTGATTGTAGTGCCGTTTCCGCCCTAATCAAG GGATTAGTAGAGTTGTTGTTGGGATACGGCATCCGCTGCAACACCTTCGTGGCAATGCCATTCACGCATTGA